The Streptomyces sp. NBC_01244 genome contains a region encoding:
- the kynU gene encoding kynureninase — protein MSEQTAGPSPAPDLAARAEALDAADPLGKLRDRFALPEGVVYLDGNSLGALPAGVAARLAEVVTEQWGTRLIRSWTEGEANWWNAPERIGDRIAPLVGAAAGQVVVGDSTSVNLFKALVGAARLAAPGRTELLVDAATFPTDGYIAESAARMTGLRVVPVDPAAAAGAMGPDTAVVLLNHADYRTGRLHDLPALTAAAHAAGALVVWDLCHTAGALPVGLDAHAVDLAVGCTYKYLNGGPGAPAYLYVAARHQSAFDSPLPGWNGHADPFAMTPSYEAAQGVARARVGTPDILSMLALEAALDAWDGVAVEDVRAKSLALTDFFLDCVAAYVPAGKVELVTPTGHEQRASQVSLRTENADGVMRELISRGVIGDFRAPDVLRFGFTPLYVGFADAERAARALGHIFG, from the coding sequence ATGTCTGAGCAGACCGCCGGCCCGAGCCCGGCCCCCGACCTGGCGGCCCGCGCCGAAGCCCTGGACGCGGCCGACCCCCTCGGCAAGCTCCGCGACCGCTTCGCCCTTCCCGAGGGCGTGGTCTACCTCGACGGCAACAGCCTCGGCGCGCTCCCCGCGGGGGTGGCCGCCCGGCTCGCCGAGGTCGTCACGGAGCAGTGGGGCACCCGCCTGATCCGCTCCTGGACCGAGGGCGAAGCCAATTGGTGGAACGCCCCCGAGCGCATCGGTGACCGGATAGCCCCGCTGGTCGGCGCCGCCGCCGGCCAGGTGGTCGTCGGCGACTCCACGAGCGTCAACCTCTTCAAGGCCCTGGTCGGCGCCGCCCGGCTGGCCGCGCCCGGCCGGACCGAGCTGCTCGTGGACGCCGCCACCTTCCCCACCGACGGCTACATCGCCGAATCGGCGGCCCGGATGACGGGCCTGCGCGTCGTCCCGGTCGACCCGGCCGCCGCCGCGGGGGCGATGGGCCCGGACACCGCCGTGGTCCTCCTCAACCACGCCGACTACCGCACCGGCCGCCTGCACGACCTGCCCGCCCTCACCGCGGCCGCGCACGCCGCCGGGGCGCTCGTCGTCTGGGACCTGTGCCACACGGCCGGGGCGCTGCCCGTCGGCCTCGACGCGCACGCGGTGGACCTCGCGGTCGGCTGTACGTACAAGTACCTCAACGGCGGCCCCGGAGCCCCCGCGTACCTGTACGTCGCCGCCCGCCACCAGTCCGCCTTCGACTCCCCGCTGCCGGGGTGGAACGGTCACGCGGACCCGTTCGCGATGACCCCCTCCTACGAGGCCGCGCAGGGCGTGGCGCGGGCCCGCGTCGGCACTCCGGACATCCTGTCCATGCTGGCGCTGGAGGCCGCCCTGGACGCCTGGGACGGGGTCGCGGTCGAGGACGTCCGCGCGAAGTCCCTCGCGCTGACCGACTTCTTCCTCGACTGCGTGGCGGCGTACGTCCCGGCGGGCAAGGTCGAGCTGGTCACCCCCACCGGGCACGAACAGCGCGCCAGCCAGGTGTCGCTGCGCACCGAGAACGCGGACGGGGTCATGCGCGAGCTCATCTCGCGGGGGGTGATCGGGGACTTCCGCGCCCCCGATGTCCTGCGCTTCGGATTCACCCCGCTGTACGTCGGCTTCGCGGACGCGGAGCGTGCGGCGCGCGCACTGGGTCACATTTTCGGGTGA
- a CDS encoding alpha/beta hydrolase: protein MTDPAVERDAAEAASAFSHPPVAPDATAAYGEHPDQIIDFYAPRGERAQPGVARSAPLVVVLHGGAWRGPYDRQHITPFADFLARRGFAVANVEYRRGQFRASQPLPHQDAEGPVAGRWPETFDDVAAALDALPGLAAGSLPEADPRRTVLTGHSAGGHLALWAAARHVLPYDAPAGWRLPSAPQLRGVVALAPIADFTVAEELGVCGGASAQLLGGASGFAARRPYADPAALLPTGIATAVVQGRSDIVVPEAVSEAYVAAAALAGEMVGLTLLDAVGHFPLIDPAADACAVVAEEISQLAW, encoded by the coding sequence ATGACGGACCCCGCAGTCGAACGGGACGCCGCCGAGGCCGCCTCGGCCTTCTCCCATCCGCCCGTAGCCCCCGACGCGACGGCCGCCTACGGTGAACACCCCGACCAGATCATCGACTTCTACGCCCCGCGCGGGGAACGGGCGCAGCCGGGCGTCGCGCGTTCCGCGCCGCTGGTCGTCGTCCTGCACGGCGGGGCCTGGCGCGGCCCGTACGACCGTCAGCACATCACCCCCTTCGCGGACTTCCTGGCCCGCCGGGGTTTCGCCGTGGCCAACGTCGAGTATCGGCGCGGCCAGTTCCGGGCATCGCAGCCCCTGCCGCACCAGGACGCCGAGGGCCCCGTGGCAGGCCGCTGGCCCGAGACCTTCGACGACGTGGCCGCCGCCCTGGACGCCCTGCCCGGCCTGGCCGCCGGCAGCCTGCCGGAGGCGGACCCGCGCCGCACGGTGCTGACCGGCCACTCGGCCGGAGGCCACCTCGCGCTGTGGGCGGCGGCCCGCCACGTGCTCCCGTACGACGCCCCGGCCGGCTGGCGGCTGCCCTCGGCGCCGCAGCTGCGCGGCGTGGTGGCGCTGGCCCCGATCGCGGACTTCACGGTCGCGGAGGAGCTCGGGGTGTGCGGGGGCGCCTCGGCGCAACTCCTGGGCGGGGCGTCCGGCTTCGCCGCACGCCGCCCGTACGCCGACCCGGCGGCGCTGCTCCCGACGGGCATCGCCACGGCCGTGGTCCAGGGGCGGAGCGACATCGTGGTCCCGGAGGCGGTGTCCGAGGCCTACGTGGCGGCGGCCGCGCTGGCGGGGGAGATGGTGGGGCTGACCCTGCTGGACGCGGTCGGCCACTTCCCGCTCATCGATCCGGCCGCGGACGCGTGCGCGGTGGTGGCGGAGGAGATCTCGCAGCTGGCCTGGTAG
- a CDS encoding adenylosuccinate synthase, with protein sequence MPALVLLGAQWGDEGKGKATDLLGGSVDYVVRYQGGNNAGHTVVVGDQKYALHLLPSGILSPGCTPVIGNGVVVDPAVLLSELRGLNERGIDTSKLLLSGNAHLITPYNVTLDKVGERFLGKRKIGTTGRGIGPTYADKINRIGIRVQDLYDESILTQKVEAALEGKNQLLAKLYNRRAIDPAQIVEEMLQYAEQIKPYVADTTLIINNALDEDKVVLFEGGQGTLLDVDHGTYPFVTSSNPTAGGACTGAGVGPTKISRVIGILKAYTTRVGSGPFPTELFDADGEALRRIGGERGVTTGRDRRCGWFDAPIARYATRVNGLTDFFLTKLDVLTGWEEIPVCVAYEIDGKRVEELPYSQSDFHHAKPIYENLPGWSEDITKAKTFADLPKNAQAYVKALEEMSGAPISAIGVGPGRTETIEINSFL encoded by the coding sequence GTGCCCGCTCTTGTGCTGCTCGGAGCTCAGTGGGGTGACGAGGGCAAGGGAAAGGCCACCGACCTGCTCGGTGGATCCGTTGACTATGTAGTGCGTTACCAGGGCGGCAACAACGCCGGCCACACGGTCGTCGTAGGCGACCAGAAGTACGCACTGCACCTTCTCCCTTCCGGCATCCTCTCCCCCGGATGCACCCCGGTCATCGGCAACGGTGTCGTCGTCGACCCGGCCGTCCTGCTCTCCGAGCTGCGCGGCCTGAACGAGCGCGGCATCGACACCTCAAAGCTGCTGCTCAGCGGCAACGCGCACCTGATCACGCCGTACAACGTCACCCTCGACAAGGTCGGCGAGCGCTTCCTCGGCAAGCGCAAGATCGGTACGACCGGCCGCGGCATCGGCCCGACCTACGCGGACAAGATCAACCGCATCGGCATCCGCGTGCAGGACCTCTACGACGAGTCGATCCTCACCCAGAAGGTCGAAGCGGCGCTGGAGGGCAAGAACCAGCTCCTCGCGAAGCTGTACAACCGCCGCGCGATCGACCCGGCCCAGATCGTCGAAGAGATGCTCCAGTACGCGGAGCAGATCAAGCCGTACGTCGCCGACACCACCCTGATCATCAACAACGCGCTCGACGAGGACAAGGTCGTGCTCTTCGAGGGCGGCCAGGGCACGCTGCTCGACGTCGACCACGGCACGTACCCCTTCGTCACCTCCTCGAACCCGACCGCCGGTGGCGCCTGCACCGGTGCGGGCGTCGGCCCGACGAAGATCAGCCGCGTCATCGGCATCCTGAAGGCGTACACGACCCGCGTCGGCTCCGGCCCGTTCCCGACCGAGCTGTTCGACGCGGACGGCGAGGCCCTGCGCCGCATCGGCGGCGAGCGCGGCGTGACCACCGGCCGCGACCGCCGCTGCGGCTGGTTCGACGCCCCGATCGCCCGCTACGCGACCCGCGTCAACGGCCTGACGGACTTCTTCCTCACCAAGCTGGACGTGCTGACCGGCTGGGAAGAGATCCCGGTCTGCGTCGCGTACGAGATCGACGGCAAGCGCGTCGAGGAGCTCCCGTACTCGCAGTCGGACTTCCACCACGCGAAGCCGATCTACGAAAACCTCCCCGGCTGGTCCGAGGACATCACCAAGGCCAAGACCTTCGCGGACCTCCCGAAGAACGCCCAGGCGTACGTCAAGGCCCTCGAGGAGATGTCGGGCGCCCCGATCTCCGCGATCGGCGTCGGCCCCGGCCGCACCGAGACCATCGAGATCAACTCGTTCCTGTAG
- a CDS encoding diacylglycerol kinase — MSHAGAPVGGLLVLVDPVARRLDGESVRIAKDVLSAGAAAKICLPDSQEEFARALARRGHRQPVIVGDDRALVRAVGLLHRERALSEGAVSLIPVGPAGSLVLALQLGVPLSAVSAARAVLDGAVGMRDLLVDDSDGVVLGGIGIPPPPAGAAARSRSGSGGVPRPAGPSVWNAYRSLVRTFVRPPAGASSAGGSGGGHRLRVEADGVVLADVDRMVEDVTVSAREGDGLADVLVRMGAVTALGPGSGSGSGSGSGPGSGPGAGSGSDSGAGFGAGYGSGSGSGRVVRARASAVTVSGEDFRYRSDVGITGPVRRRTWTLHPGAWGLTLPLQR; from the coding sequence ATGAGCCATGCGGGCGCGCCGGTAGGCGGCCTGCTCGTGCTCGTCGACCCGGTCGCCCGCCGTCTTGACGGCGAGTCCGTGCGAATCGCGAAAGATGTGTTGTCAGCGGGAGCGGCAGCGAAAATTTGTCTCCCGGACTCGCAGGAGGAGTTTGCGCGGGCCCTCGCCCGCCGGGGTCATCGGCAGCCGGTGATCGTGGGCGACGACCGCGCGCTCGTACGGGCCGTCGGGCTGCTGCACCGGGAGCGGGCGCTGTCCGAGGGGGCCGTTTCGCTGATTCCGGTGGGGCCCGCGGGGTCGCTGGTACTGGCGCTGCAGCTCGGCGTGCCGCTGTCGGCCGTGTCGGCCGCGCGGGCGGTCCTGGACGGGGCCGTCGGCATGCGGGACCTGCTGGTCGACGACAGCGACGGGGTGGTGCTGGGCGGGATCGGCATCCCACCGCCGCCCGCGGGGGCCGCGGCCAGGTCCCGGTCGGGGTCCGGTGGCGTGCCGCGGCCGGCCGGGCCGTCGGTGTGGAACGCGTACCGCTCGCTGGTCCGTACGTTCGTCCGCCCGCCGGCCGGTGCGTCCTCCGCGGGCGGATCCGGCGGGGGCCACCGGCTGCGGGTGGAGGCCGACGGGGTGGTCCTGGCGGATGTGGACCGGATGGTGGAGGACGTCACCGTGTCGGCCCGGGAGGGCGACGGGCTGGCGGACGTACTGGTCCGGATGGGGGCGGTCACGGCGCTGGGCCCCGGCTCCGGTTCTGGCTCCGGCTCCGGCTCTGGCCCTGGCTCCGGTCCCGGGGCCGGTTCCGGCTCGGACTCCGGTGCCGGTTTCGGCGCTGGCTACGGTTCCGGGTCCGGGTCCGGCCGGGTGGTGCGGGCGCGGGCGTCGGCCGTGACGGTGTCCGGGGAGGATTTCCGCTACCGGTCGGACGTCGGCATCACCGGTCCGGTCCGCCGCCGTACGTGGACCTTGCACCCGGGGGCGTGGGGGCTGACACTGCCGCTGCAGCGCTGA
- a CDS encoding GbsR/MarR family transcriptional regulator: MAEDVNDNVNDDVQSDADTRDEEAVSRFVERFAAQLTEAGMQRMAARVFARLLASDGGAMTSAELGEALRISPAAVSGAVSYLSQVNMVSREREPGSRRDRYVLHNELWYETFTRRDQILTLWEKTLRDGAASLGPDSPAGTRIAETAAFFEFMQAELLGLMDRWRTHRATLNLP; encoded by the coding sequence GTGGCTGAAGACGTGAACGACAACGTGAACGACGACGTACAGAGCGATGCGGACACCCGGGACGAGGAAGCGGTCTCCCGCTTCGTCGAGCGGTTCGCCGCGCAGCTGACCGAGGCGGGGATGCAGCGGATGGCGGCGCGCGTCTTCGCCCGGCTGCTCGCGAGCGACGGCGGCGCGATGACCTCGGCGGAACTGGGCGAGGCGCTGCGGATCAGCCCCGCGGCGGTATCGGGAGCCGTCTCCTACCTGTCCCAGGTCAACATGGTCAGCCGTGAGCGCGAGCCGGGCTCACGACGCGACCGCTACGTGCTGCACAACGAGCTCTGGTACGAGACCTTCACCCGCCGGGACCAGATCCTGACCCTCTGGGAGAAGACCCTCCGCGACGGCGCGGCCAGCCTCGGCCCCGACTCCCCCGCGGGCACCCGGATCGCCGAGACGGCGGCGTTCTTCGAGTTCATGCAGGCGGAACTCCTGGGCCTGATGGACCGCTGGCGCACGCACCGCGCGACCCTGAACCTGCCGTGA
- a CDS encoding ABC transporter ATP-binding protein: MAKAISVAGLHKEFGRTHALDGLDLAVATGEVHGFLGPNGAGKSTAIRVLLGLLRADSGLARLLGGDPWADAVELHRRIAYVPGDVTLWRNLSGCEVIDLYGRLRGGRAGLDRARRAELIERFELDPTKKGRTYSKGNRQKVALVAAFAADVELLILDEPTSGLDPLMEEVFRSCVAEARAAGRTILLSSHILSEVETLCDRVSIIRKGRTVETGSLAELRHLTRTSISAELAGPPNGLAHLPGVHDVEVRGRKIRLQADTDKLDAVLRSLAASGVRSLTATPPTLEELFLRHYARDDEAGELR; the protein is encoded by the coding sequence ATGGCGAAGGCAATCAGCGTCGCCGGACTCCACAAGGAGTTCGGTCGCACCCACGCACTGGACGGCCTCGATCTCGCGGTCGCCACCGGAGAGGTGCACGGATTCCTCGGCCCCAACGGCGCCGGCAAATCCACCGCGATCCGGGTGCTGCTCGGCCTGCTGCGCGCCGACTCCGGCCTCGCCCGGCTGCTCGGCGGCGACCCGTGGGCCGACGCCGTCGAACTGCACCGCCGCATCGCCTACGTACCCGGCGACGTCACCCTCTGGCGCAACCTCTCCGGCTGCGAGGTCATCGACCTCTACGGGCGCCTGCGCGGCGGCCGCGCAGGCCTCGACCGGGCGCGCCGAGCCGAGCTGATCGAGCGGTTCGAACTCGACCCGACCAAGAAGGGCCGTACGTACTCCAAGGGCAACCGGCAGAAGGTCGCCCTCGTCGCCGCCTTCGCCGCCGACGTGGAACTGCTCATCCTCGACGAGCCCACCTCCGGCCTCGACCCGCTGATGGAGGAGGTCTTCCGCAGCTGTGTCGCCGAGGCCCGGGCCGCCGGCCGCACCATCCTGCTCAGCTCGCACATCCTCAGCGAGGTCGAGACCCTCTGCGACCGGGTCAGCATCATCCGCAAGGGCCGGACGGTCGAGACCGGCAGCCTCGCCGAACTGCGCCACCTCACCCGTACGTCGATCAGCGCCGAGCTCGCCGGACCACCCAACGGGCTCGCGCACCTGCCCGGCGTCCACGACGTGGAAGTACGGGGGCGGAAGATCCGCCTCCAGGCCGACACGGACAAGCTGGACGCCGTACTGCGGTCGCTGGCCGCCTCGGGGGTACGGTCCCTGACCGCGACCCCGCCGACCCTCGAAGAGCTCTTCCTGCGCCACTACGCCCGGGACGACGAGGCGGGAGAGCTGCGATGA
- a CDS encoding ABC transporter permease — translation MNRRRLAGTGTLLRLALRRDRVMMPVWILAVAALLLSLPASLESVYGTPAERTRLLSTLSTNGSLRALYGPAFGDSVGALTAWRGGVFAGLLAGVMSLIIVIRHTREEEETGRQELLSAAMVGRRAPLTAALLAALTANALVALLVTAGLAGRGAGGALALGLGIGATGMLFASAAAVTAQLTESARLAKGLAGALLGAAFVLRAAGDAGSADGSSALTWISPLGWLEHLRAFAAERWSVLALFAAAFALQTAAAYALAGRRDLGMSFLTVRPGPAEGRLAGAGALAWRLQRGGLLGWSLGFLVAGAVFGAMADGAIELVGDNARTREIIERMGGAGGRVGLTDAFLATMAGMLGLVAALFIVSSVLRLGAEESGQRAEPVLANAVGRLRWAAGHLAVAFGGAALILVLGGLGLGLGHGADLAQTVGGALVQLPAVWVIGAVAALLYGAAPGHASAAWAVAGAVLALGWIGPALNLPRAVLDLSPFAHLPRIPGSEALTWAPPLMLTALAAALLAAALTALRRRDLAA, via the coding sequence ATGAATCGCCGCCGACTGGCCGGGACCGGCACCCTGCTGCGCCTCGCCCTGCGCCGCGACCGCGTCATGATGCCGGTCTGGATCCTGGCCGTGGCCGCCCTGCTGCTCAGCCTGCCCGCCTCACTCGAATCGGTGTACGGGACCCCGGCCGAACGGACCCGGCTGCTCTCCACCCTGAGCACGAACGGCTCGCTCCGCGCCCTCTACGGCCCCGCCTTCGGCGATTCGGTCGGCGCGCTGACCGCCTGGCGCGGCGGGGTCTTCGCCGGGCTGCTCGCGGGGGTCATGAGCCTGATCATCGTGATCCGGCACACCCGAGAGGAGGAGGAGACGGGCCGTCAGGAGCTGTTGTCGGCAGCGATGGTGGGGCGCAGGGCTCCGCTGACGGCAGCCTTGCTGGCGGCCCTCACCGCCAACGCGCTGGTCGCTCTCCTCGTCACGGCCGGGCTCGCCGGCCGGGGTGCGGGCGGAGCGCTCGCCCTCGGGCTCGGGATCGGCGCCACCGGGATGCTGTTCGCGTCGGCGGCCGCCGTCACGGCGCAGCTCACCGAGAGCGCGCGGCTCGCCAAGGGCCTCGCCGGGGCGCTGCTCGGCGCGGCCTTCGTCCTGCGCGCCGCGGGGGACGCGGGCTCCGCGGACGGTTCGTCGGCGCTGACCTGGATCTCACCGCTGGGCTGGCTGGAGCACCTACGGGCCTTCGCGGCCGAACGCTGGTCGGTGCTCGCCCTGTTCGCGGCGGCCTTCGCCCTCCAGACGGCAGCGGCCTACGCGCTCGCCGGCCGACGCGACCTCGGCATGAGCTTCCTGACGGTCCGCCCGGGCCCGGCCGAGGGACGGCTCGCCGGCGCGGGGGCGCTGGCGTGGCGGCTGCAGCGGGGCGGGCTGCTCGGCTGGAGCCTCGGATTCCTGGTGGCCGGCGCGGTGTTCGGGGCAATGGCGGACGGGGCCATCGAGCTGGTCGGCGACAACGCCAGGACCCGGGAGATCATCGAGCGGATGGGCGGCGCGGGCGGCCGGGTCGGCCTCACCGACGCCTTCCTGGCGACGATGGCCGGGATGCTCGGACTGGTGGCCGCCCTCTTCATCGTGTCGTCGGTACTGCGCCTGGGTGCCGAGGAGTCGGGGCAGCGCGCGGAACCCGTGCTCGCGAACGCCGTCGGCCGCCTGCGCTGGGCCGCCGGCCATCTGGCCGTGGCCTTCGGCGGCGCGGCGCTGATCCTGGTGCTGGGTGGGCTCGGCCTGGGCCTCGGCCATGGCGCGGACCTCGCGCAGACCGTCGGGGGCGCTCTCGTGCAGCTCCCCGCGGTGTGGGTGATCGGCGCCGTCGCGGCCCTCCTGTACGGCGCGGCCCCCGGCCACGCGTCGGCCGCTTGGGCGGTGGCCGGGGCGGTGCTGGCCCTCGGCTGGATCGGCCCCGCGCTGAACCTCCCCCGGGCGGTCCTCGACCTGTCCCCCTTCGCCCACCTGCCCCGGATCCCCGGCTCCGAGGCCCTGACCTGGGCTCCTCCACTGATGCTGACCGCGCTGGCGGCGGCTCTCCTGGCCGCTGCCCTGACCGCCCTGCGTCGCCGGGACCTGGCGGCCTGA
- a CDS encoding response regulator transcription factor — MTIRVLIVDDQMMVREGFSVLLNAMDGIEVAGEAVNGREAIAQVAALKPDVVLMDIRMPEMNGLEATREIVAADTDAKVLVLTTFDLDEYVYQALRAGASGFLLKDASARQLADGVRVVAAGEALLAPSVTKRLITEFSKLSDTRPQVGSAGGTELTELTERETEVLVLIAQGLSNAEIADRLIIAESTIKTHVSRILVKLGLRDRTQAAVFAYEARLVTPA; from the coding sequence ATGACGATCCGGGTGCTCATCGTCGACGACCAGATGATGGTCCGTGAGGGATTCTCCGTCCTGCTGAACGCGATGGACGGCATCGAAGTGGCCGGGGAGGCGGTGAACGGGCGGGAGGCCATCGCCCAAGTGGCGGCGCTGAAGCCGGATGTGGTGCTGATGGACATCCGGATGCCGGAGATGAACGGCCTGGAGGCGACCCGGGAGATCGTGGCCGCCGACACGGACGCGAAGGTGCTGGTCCTGACGACCTTCGACCTCGACGAGTACGTGTACCAGGCGCTGCGGGCCGGCGCCTCCGGGTTCCTCCTCAAGGACGCCTCCGCCCGTCAACTGGCCGACGGGGTGAGGGTGGTGGCCGCCGGGGAGGCCTTGCTGGCCCCTTCCGTGACCAAGCGGTTGATCACGGAGTTCTCGAAGCTGTCGGACACCCGGCCGCAGGTGGGGTCCGCGGGGGGCACGGAACTGACGGAGCTGACGGAGCGGGAGACCGAGGTGCTGGTGCTGATCGCACAGGGGCTGTCCAACGCGGAGATAGCGGATCGCCTGATCATCGCCGAGTCCACCATCAAGACGCACGTGAGCCGGATCCTGGTGAAGCTGGGACTGCGGGACCGCACACAGGCGGCGGTGTTCGCGTACGAGGCGCGGCTGGTGACCCCCGCTTAG
- a CDS encoding sensor histidine kinase, whose protein sequence is MTETTPGANPRTPEIRLASGFIQSLRQALITDAFAYRPLPPMRTDGPLTRRLPQRIRVEAAQLPHAVVCLIAFLVVVFTSITTGLPQAASLVMGLLAATPIAMTLVRPLGAFWVAVAVTMVFSVVNGSDPNWPWTPATFFSYLVTVTLVAMRTSPRTAGWMWVVTLTIGIGTSILLGQGQNINVGPMAFASAIALLAVSIRTIRKQAEQEVTAQQEVTAVERDRRTLLEERTTIARELHDVVAHHMSVVAIQAEAAPYRVKNPPPELEAAFVTIRENAVAALTELRRVLGVVRSADYEAPDAPQPTLASLDGLLANVREAGLSVDKTVTGAVRELPPGVELSAYRIIQEALSNTLRHAPGASAGVEISYVLGGLGLRIVNEAGTGDVRPSPGAGQGITGMRERVAMLEGEMTAGERASGGFEVAVFIPVAGSRPETAKDPA, encoded by the coding sequence ATGACCGAGACGACCCCCGGGGCGAACCCCCGGACACCAGAGATCCGGCTGGCTTCGGGCTTCATCCAGAGCCTTCGCCAGGCTCTGATCACCGACGCCTTCGCCTACCGCCCACTGCCCCCGATGCGCACGGACGGGCCGCTGACCCGGCGACTCCCGCAGCGGATACGGGTGGAGGCCGCACAGCTGCCGCACGCGGTCGTCTGCCTGATCGCGTTCCTCGTGGTGGTCTTCACCTCGATCACCACCGGTCTGCCCCAGGCCGCTTCCCTGGTGATGGGACTGCTCGCGGCAACCCCGATCGCGATGACCCTGGTGCGGCCGCTGGGAGCGTTCTGGGTCGCCGTGGCGGTCACCATGGTCTTCTCGGTCGTCAACGGCTCCGATCCCAACTGGCCCTGGACCCCCGCCACCTTCTTCTCCTACCTCGTGACGGTGACTCTGGTGGCGATGCGGACCAGTCCCCGCACGGCCGGCTGGATGTGGGTGGTCACGCTGACGATCGGCATCGGGACATCGATCCTGCTCGGCCAAGGCCAGAACATCAACGTCGGGCCGATGGCCTTCGCCTCGGCGATCGCGCTGCTGGCCGTGAGCATCCGCACGATTCGCAAGCAGGCGGAGCAGGAGGTCACCGCGCAGCAGGAGGTCACCGCCGTCGAGCGGGACCGGCGGACCCTGCTGGAGGAGCGGACCACGATCGCGCGGGAGCTCCACGACGTGGTGGCCCACCACATGTCGGTGGTGGCCATCCAGGCGGAGGCCGCGCCCTACCGGGTGAAGAATCCGCCGCCGGAGCTGGAGGCCGCGTTCGTCACCATCCGGGAGAACGCGGTGGCGGCCCTGACCGAGCTGCGCCGGGTACTGGGCGTCGTGCGCTCCGCGGACTACGAGGCACCGGACGCCCCGCAGCCGACGCTGGCCTCGCTCGACGGTCTGCTGGCCAACGTGCGGGAGGCCGGGCTGAGCGTGGACAAGACGGTGACGGGCGCGGTGCGCGAACTGCCTCCGGGGGTGGAGCTTTCGGCCTACCGGATCATCCAGGAGGCCCTGAGCAACACCCTGCGGCACGCGCCGGGTGCCTCCGCCGGGGTCGAGATCTCGTACGTGCTGGGCGGGCTGGGCCTGCGCATCGTCAACGAGGCCGGCACCGGAGACGTGCGGCCCTCGCCGGGGGCCGGGCAGGGGATCACCGGGATGCGCGAGCGGGTGGCCATGCTGGAAGGGGAGATGACCGCCGGGGAGCGGGCCTCCGGAGGGTTCGAGGTGGCGGTGTTCATACCCGTGGCCGGCAGCCGCCCGGAAACGGCGAAGGATCCGGCATGA
- a CDS encoding response regulator transcription factor, whose product MTAAPIKVMIADDQMMVRQGFTVLLDAQPDIEVVGQAVDGAEAVAKVAELAPDVVLMDIRMPGMGGIEATSLITAAPGSAVKVLVLTTFDLDEYVYEALRAGASGFLLKDASADQLAEAVRVIAAGEALLAPNITKRLITEFSRLGAPRAPSKARIDELTERETEVLSLVAQGMSNAEIAEHLILAEQTVKTHVGRILVKLGLRDRTQAAVFAYETGLIRPTGY is encoded by the coding sequence ATGACTGCTGCCCCGATCAAGGTGATGATCGCCGACGACCAGATGATGGTCCGCCAGGGCTTCACCGTGCTCCTCGACGCCCAGCCCGACATCGAGGTCGTCGGTCAGGCCGTCGACGGCGCCGAGGCCGTGGCCAAGGTCGCCGAACTGGCCCCGGACGTGGTGCTGATGGACATCCGGATGCCCGGCATGGGCGGTATCGAGGCCACCTCCCTCATCACCGCCGCCCCGGGCTCCGCGGTGAAGGTGCTCGTGCTGACCACCTTCGACCTCGACGAGTACGTGTACGAGGCGCTGCGCGCCGGCGCCTCGGGGTTCCTCCTCAAGGACGCATCCGCCGATCAGCTGGCGGAGGCGGTCCGCGTGATCGCGGCCGGGGAGGCGCTCCTCGCGCCGAACATCACGAAGCGGCTGATCACCGAGTTCTCCCGGCTGGGGGCTCCGAGGGCGCCCTCGAAGGCGCGCATCGACGAGCTGACGGAGCGGGAGACGGAGGTCCTGTCGCTGGTCGCCCAGGGCATGTCGAACGCGGAGATCGCCGAACACCTGATCCTGGCCGAGCAGACGGTGAAAACGCACGTGGGCCGGATCCTGGTGAAGCTGGGCCTGCGGGACCGCACACAGGCGGCGGTGTTCGCGTACGAGACGGGCCTGATCCGTCCGACGGGCTACTGA